One region of Turicibacter bilis genomic DNA includes:
- a CDS encoding GTP pyrophosphokinase, with translation MPLAEFRYIDKALSTLDKERDQLEVISKLLQMEFTEIMNLHTMEYLNITTRVKGRDSLKEKILRQGYYKKYNDPIRLIYQLSDLIGVRIECRFEQDERAIYKVLKKHFNVRNDDGYYYNEMNPNVKLSLDGRQPQKQKNGFKIFRIDGIVTDTNNELPFELQIKSLVNSFWGEIEHKIIYKNYNFLLVDDLLIEMMHSIKNNLALLDKQLLTIYRNVEQRQTDEEYQRRNLEEVMAKMCNDVFAKQLKEQLGMNVNIKKACQTIMKYTFSPNGMLEIQNISDSLIKALERISQISNEQVEFNVPIIFSREPHYTNKFAQIVGPYFRDVMNKEFHWNLFFKILFEIEPQDSVDDFEKFLGFLEQAYQTSSSITRLKKILYSQLEEHADEVMETLMETVAHIIVSIDDVECIYENNITKVASVIADTLRDITAQMTTYDQWLTQKEALIEDFKQYLLEELS, from the coding sequence TTGCCATTAGCAGAATTTAGATATATTGACAAAGCATTATCGACACTTGATAAAGAACGTGATCAACTAGAAGTCATTTCAAAATTACTTCAGATGGAATTCACTGAAATTATGAACCTCCATACGATGGAGTATTTAAATATTACCACTCGTGTGAAAGGACGAGACAGCTTAAAAGAAAAAATTCTTCGCCAAGGATACTATAAAAAATACAATGACCCCATCCGCCTGATTTATCAATTATCCGATTTAATTGGAGTTCGTATTGAATGTCGCTTTGAACAAGATGAACGTGCGATTTATAAAGTCTTAAAAAAACATTTTAATGTGAGAAATGATGATGGGTACTATTATAATGAAATGAATCCAAATGTTAAATTAAGCTTAGACGGGCGTCAACCACAAAAACAGAAAAATGGATTTAAAATCTTCAGAATTGATGGAATTGTCACAGATACGAATAATGAGTTACCCTTTGAGTTACAGATTAAATCACTTGTTAACTCATTCTGGGGTGAAATTGAACATAAAATTATTTATAAAAATTATAACTTCCTTTTAGTCGATGATTTATTAATTGAAATGATGCACTCGATTAAAAATAACTTAGCTTTACTCGATAAACAATTATTAACCATTTACCGAAATGTGGAACAACGACAAACGGATGAAGAGTATCAACGTCGTAACCTAGAAGAAGTGATGGCTAAAATGTGTAATGATGTCTTTGCTAAACAGTTAAAAGAGCAACTGGGAATGAACGTTAATATTAAAAAAGCATGCCAAACCATCATGAAATACACATTCTCTCCAAATGGGATGCTAGAAATTCAAAATATTAGTGATTCTCTTATTAAGGCACTTGAACGTATTTCTCAAATTTCAAATGAGCAAGTCGAATTCAACGTTCCAATTATTTTCTCACGTGAACCTCATTATACGAATAAGTTCGCGCAGATTGTTGGGCCGTATTTTAGGGATGTGATGAATAAAGAGTTCCATTGGAATCTCTTCTTCAAAATCTTATTTGAAATCGAACCTCAAGATAGCGTCGATGATTTTGAAAAGTTCTTAGGCTTCCTCGAACAAGCGTATCAAACTTCATCTTCAATCACACGACTTAAAAAGATTTTGTATTCACAACTTGAAGAGCATGCTGATGAAGTCATGGAGACCCTCATGGAAACCGTCGCTCATATAATTGTTTCCATTGATGACGTTGAATGTATTTATGAAAACAATATTACAAAAGTTGCCTCTGTCATTGCGGATACGTTGCGTGATATAACAGCCCAAATGACGACTTACGATCAATGGCTAACTCAAAAAGAAGCCTTGATAGAAGACTTCAAACAATATTTACTTGAAGAATTATCTTAA
- a CDS encoding asparaginase, which translates to MAKKVAVVFTGGTISMKVDPRLKAAIPSMSSEDIMSMVTNIDQIAELDIVEFGKLPGPHMTPEKMMELKRVVEEKLNQDDIVGVVVTHGTDNLEETAYLLDICLNTEKPVVVVGAMRNGSELGYDGPSNLAAAICTAVHPKSRNKGVLVVLNNEVNAAREVTKTHTMSLDTFKSLEFGPIGIVDQDDVIYYHKQSIPTKHVQTDRIETDVHLLKAVSGMDSTLLDFLVEKGAKGIVIEAMGRGNVPPMMMEGIKRAVAHQIPVIIVSRCPMGRVLESYGYDGGGAQLVEAGAILASNLNGQKARIQLMLVLTVAKNLEEVKSYFID; encoded by the coding sequence ATGGCAAAAAAAGTAGCAGTAGTATTTACAGGTGGAACCATTTCAATGAAAGTAGATCCACGTCTGAAGGCCGCCATTCCGTCAATGTCTAGTGAAGATATTATGTCAATGGTCACAAACATTGATCAAATTGCTGAGCTTGATATTGTAGAGTTTGGAAAACTTCCAGGACCACATATGACACCCGAAAAAATGATGGAGTTAAAACGTGTGGTAGAAGAAAAATTAAATCAGGACGATATTGTAGGTGTTGTCGTAACACATGGGACGGATAACTTAGAAGAAACAGCTTATTTATTAGATATTTGTTTAAATACTGAGAAACCAGTCGTTGTCGTTGGAGCAATGCGCAATGGATCAGAACTTGGTTATGATGGGCCAAGTAATTTAGCAGCTGCTATCTGTACAGCGGTTCATCCTAAATCACGAAATAAAGGAGTCTTAGTTGTCTTAAACAACGAAGTCAATGCAGCCCGTGAAGTGACTAAAACTCATACGATGAGCCTGGATACATTTAAATCGTTAGAGTTTGGTCCAATTGGTATTGTCGATCAAGATGATGTCATCTATTATCATAAACAATCGATTCCAACTAAGCATGTGCAGACGGATCGTATTGAAACGGATGTTCATTTACTGAAAGCTGTCTCAGGAATGGACTCTACCCTTTTAGATTTCTTAGTTGAAAAAGGGGCGAAAGGAATCGTCATTGAGGCGATGGGACGAGGAAATGTTCCACCAATGATGATGGAAGGAATCAAACGTGCCGTTGCTCATCAAATTCCGGTCATTATCGTGTCTCGTTGTCCAATGGGACGTGTACTAGAATCGTATGGTTATGACGGTGGTGGTGCTCAATTAGTTGAAGCGGGAGCTATTTTAGCAAGTAACTTAAACGGTCAAAAAGCTCGTATTCAATTAATGTTAGTTCTAACAGTCGCTAAAAACTTAGAAGAAGTCAAATCATACTTTATAGATTAA
- a CDS encoding ABC transporter substrate-binding protein, whose amino-acid sequence MKASKVLKGLGVGMICCYCSFLAGCSQKTDSDMKTIGVLQYTEHAALDASYEGFIAALEDEGYVDGDNIHIEFKNAQGQNPTAQTIASQLVNSNVDLVFAIATPAAQAAYNATKDIPIVITAVTDPVESGLTKAWDVSGTNVTGTSDLTPVAKQMELIQELLPEAKTVGILYTTSEVNSEIQVALAEEAAAKLGLDIIKVGITSVNEIPNAIASVVDKVDVIYTPTDNLVSSSMPVVWNACLEKKIPVVTGEEGMAKKGGVATEGIDYFQLGYETGLMAAEVLEGKDPSTMPVKTLENTSLVVNQEHVDAIGLTIPDSILERAEIVTSEE is encoded by the coding sequence ATGAAAGCTAGTAAAGTATTAAAAGGTCTAGGGGTTGGGATGATTTGTTGTTATTGTAGCTTTCTAGCTGGTTGTAGTCAAAAGACGGATTCAGATATGAAAACAATTGGTGTTTTACAATATACAGAACATGCTGCCCTAGACGCTTCTTATGAAGGATTTATTGCTGCTTTAGAAGATGAGGGATATGTTGACGGAGACAACATTCACATTGAGTTTAAAAATGCACAAGGACAAAATCCAACGGCACAAACCATTGCCAGCCAGTTAGTGAATAGTAACGTTGATTTAGTTTTTGCCATTGCGACACCAGCGGCTCAAGCGGCTTATAACGCGACAAAAGATATTCCAATTGTGATCACAGCGGTAACTGATCCTGTGGAATCAGGGTTAACAAAGGCATGGGATGTGAGCGGAACAAATGTGACAGGAACGAGTGATTTAACACCTGTGGCTAAACAAATGGAACTGATTCAAGAACTGTTACCTGAGGCAAAGACAGTTGGGATTTTATATACAACGAGTGAAGTGAATTCGGAAATTCAAGTGGCATTAGCAGAAGAAGCTGCGGCTAAGCTAGGGCTTGACATTATCAAAGTTGGAATTACATCTGTCAATGAGATTCCAAATGCCATTGCTTCTGTTGTTGATAAAGTTGATGTGATTTATACCCCAACGGATAATTTAGTTTCAAGCTCAATGCCAGTCGTTTGGAATGCCTGTCTTGAGAAAAAAATTCCAGTTGTCACAGGTGAAGAAGGAATGGCTAAAAAAGGTGGCGTTGCAACCGAAGGTATTGACTACTTCCAGTTAGGTTATGAAACAGGTTTAATGGCTGCTGAAGTATTAGAAGGAAAAGATCCAAGTACCATGCCAGTTAAAACGTTAGAAAATACGTCTTTAGTTGTGAATCAAGAACATGTCGATGCGATTGGTTTAACCATTCCGGATAGTATTTTAGAACGAGCTGAAATTGTAACGAGTGAAGAATAA
- a CDS encoding ABC transporter ATP-binding protein, translating into MLNIQQLSKTFYPNTVNEKKIFQGLDLTIEEGEFVTVIGSNGAGKSTLLNLISGTLTPDAGVISLLNHEITQLKEYQRTRFISRVFQDPTLGTSPSLTIQQNLSLARNKGKRFGLAFLESRKDIETFKAIVAPLQLGLENQLQTPVGLLSGGQRQALSLIMATLVKPDLLLLDEHTAALDPKTSAKIMDLTNQMVQESKITTLMITHNLTHAIKYGSRLIMLHEGQIVLDISGHEKQELTPEKLLHQFEKNVHNGSLSDELLFS; encoded by the coding sequence CCGTCAATGAAAAGAAAATTTTTCAGGGGTTGGATTTAACGATTGAAGAAGGAGAGTTTGTGACGGTGATTGGAAGTAATGGTGCCGGAAAGTCAACCTTATTAAATCTAATCTCCGGAACGTTAACACCCGATGCAGGGGTTATTTCCTTACTTAATCATGAGATTACCCAACTAAAGGAATATCAACGGACACGCTTTATCTCACGCGTCTTTCAAGATCCAACGCTCGGAACTTCACCTTCTTTAACCATTCAACAAAACTTATCCTTGGCTCGTAATAAGGGAAAACGATTTGGTTTAGCATTTTTAGAATCTAGAAAAGATATTGAAACATTTAAAGCAATCGTTGCTCCTCTCCAACTTGGGCTTGAAAATCAATTGCAAACTCCAGTTGGTCTATTATCAGGAGGGCAACGTCAAGCGCTCTCTTTAATTATGGCGACTTTGGTGAAGCCCGATTTATTACTGCTTGACGAGCATACGGCAGCACTCGATCCTAAAACATCCGCTAAAATTATGGATTTAACGAATCAAATGGTCCAAGAATCAAAGATTACGACGTTAATGATTACGCATAATTTAACGCATGCGATTAAATATGGATCTCGTTTAATCATGCTACATGAAGGACAGATTGTTCTTGATATTAGTGGCCATGAAAAACAAGAACTAACGCCTGAAAAATTATTACATCAATTTGAAAAAAATGTGCATAATGGATCGCTCAGTGATGAATTATTATTCTCATAA